In the genome of Halarsenatibacter silvermanii, one region contains:
- a CDS encoding isocitrate lyase/PEP mutase family protein — protein MIEKFSRLLAGDRAILMPGAGDALTARIIEETGFEALFTTGYGISASKLGRPDLGYLTMTEMVERAADIIEAVDIPVFVDGDTGYGEDINVKRTVKEYERVGAVGLFIEDQVWPKRCGHMEGKKIVDQKIWLQRLEAALTARANPDFKILARTDARNISGLASAIERVQAAIELGVDAVFVESPQSREELKEVGRQVKKVPLMANMIRRGKTPIVGREELERWGYRLVAYPLTGLYAAARAMKDSLAELKEKGHSRDLPPERTLDFDDFNRLVGLEKELERWEKLR, from the coding sequence GTGATTGAAAAATTTTCCCGACTTTTGGCCGGCGATCGAGCCATACTTATGCCCGGGGCCGGAGACGCCCTGACAGCCCGGATTATTGAGGAAACCGGTTTTGAAGCTCTTTTTACCACCGGTTATGGCATAAGCGCCAGCAAGCTGGGCCGTCCCGATCTGGGTTATCTGACCATGACGGAGATGGTTGAGAGGGCGGCCGATATAATCGAAGCTGTCGATATTCCGGTGTTTGTGGACGGCGATACCGGTTATGGAGAGGATATTAATGTGAAAAGGACAGTAAAAGAATACGAACGCGTCGGGGCTGTGGGGCTTTTTATCGAAGATCAGGTCTGGCCCAAGCGCTGCGGGCATATGGAAGGCAAAAAGATAGTTGATCAGAAAATTTGGCTGCAGCGGCTGGAGGCCGCTCTTACCGCCCGCGCCAATCCTGATTTTAAAATTTTAGCCCGTACCGATGCCCGCAACATCAGCGGTCTGGCGAGTGCCATCGAGAGGGTTCAGGCTGCAATAGAACTGGGAGTTGATGCTGTCTTTGTGGAATCTCCCCAGAGCCGGGAAGAACTCAAGGAAGTGGGTCGACAGGTTAAAAAGGTGCCTCTTATGGCCAATATGATCCGTCGGGGGAAGACTCCCATTGTGGGCCGGGAGGAGCTTGAGCGGTGGGGCTATCGCCTGGTAGCCTATCCTCTAACCGGCCTTTATGCGGCAGCGCGGGCCATGAAGGATTCTCTGGCTGAGCTAAAGGAGAAGGGCCATTCTCGCGATCTGCCTCCGGAAAGAACTCTGGACTTTGATGATTTTAACCGCCTTGTCGGTCTGGAAAAAGAGCTGGAAAGATGGGAAAAGCTGCGCTGA
- a CDS encoding isocitrate lyase/phosphoenolpyruvate mutase family protein gives MQEPEKEKEEKYTENKLTASDIREHILTGSPAAAVGVEDALSARLAVGAGFNIAFLSLRSAALTLLGSSCRHHVTMTEVRRLVERINYAADLFLVVEAGSGFGGDVNACRTAREFERAGADAIIFDDTRWPRENKERESEILNSKKMCSRLKAAQEGLREETLLIARTAAGKKSDNSRIIPRMKAFYEAGADILGPGEITSDKEMIRLKNAVPAPLFGELRDDRVENFNREPEKYRKRNSKESLSLENRMVESGAGFDLMVMRGFLTSERIEAEKEMLERLRSTRQKLFGRAGRQEEGDNRD, from the coding sequence ATGCAGGAACCTGAGAAAGAAAAAGAGGAAAAATATACGGAGAATAAATTAACAGCCAGCGATATCAGAGAGCATATTTTAACCGGTAGCCCCGCGGCTGCAGTCGGTGTGGAAGATGCGCTTTCTGCCCGTCTGGCTGTCGGAGCAGGTTTTAATATAGCGTTTTTGTCTCTCCGCAGCGCTGCCCTGACACTGCTGGGTAGTTCCTGCAGGCATCACGTTACCATGACGGAAGTGCGGCGTCTTGTGGAGAGAATAAATTATGCGGCCGATCTCTTTTTGGTGGTGGAAGCCGGTTCCGGTTTTGGCGGGGATGTTAATGCCTGCCGCACCGCCCGGGAATTTGAGCGGGCGGGAGCTGATGCGATAATATTTGATGATACCCGCTGGCCGCGGGAAAATAAAGAGCGCGAAAGTGAAATTTTAAATTCAAAAAAGATGTGTTCCCGCCTAAAAGCAGCGCAGGAAGGGTTGAGGGAAGAAACTCTGCTGATCGCCCGGACTGCTGCCGGAAAGAAAAGCGATAATTCCCGGATTATACCGAGAATGAAAGCCTTTTATGAAGCCGGTGCCGATATTTTGGGACCGGGTGAAATCACCTCGGATAAGGAGATGATCCGGCTGAAAAATGCGGTGCCGGCTCCTTTATTCGGAGAGCTGCGGGATGATCGGGTGGAGAATTTTAACCGGGAACCTGAAAAGTATCGGAAGAGAAATTCAAAGGAATCTTTATCTCTGGAAAATAGGATGGTCGAGTCCGGTGCAGGTTTCGATCTGATGGTAATGAGGGGATTTTTGACCTCAGAACGTATTGAGGCCGAAAAAGAAATGCTGGAACGATTAAGATCGACTCGGCAGAAACTTTTTGGCCGGGCTGGGCGGCAAGAGGAGGGCGATAATCGTGATTGA
- a CDS encoding outer membrane beta-barrel protein has product MQKSILLKSALITVLVLSFLLFPALEAEALTQEEEPSFYAEALYTDVDDLDSDLGFLLGGEQKVRDNISMAGEYMRVTGEGDINSDELDYRLHGFRVKGLLNITDEMAPDRAGLDINLHGSIGYYDLELENGDDDSDSDFGFTLGAGFNYDLEDDIELRGNAGYRFVDFDDLEDPNSGDEDDIDAGGYEISLGLGIPF; this is encoded by the coding sequence ATGCAAAAAAGCATTCTACTTAAGTCAGCGCTGATCACCGTTCTTGTCCTGAGTTTTCTGCTCTTCCCCGCTCTGGAAGCAGAAGCTTTAACCCAGGAGGAAGAGCCCAGCTTTTATGCCGAGGCTCTTTACACCGACGTCGATGATCTGGACAGCGACCTCGGATTTTTGCTCGGAGGCGAACAAAAGGTGAGAGATAACATCAGCATGGCCGGTGAGTACATGCGGGTAACCGGCGAAGGTGATATTAATTCTGATGAACTTGATTATCGCCTGCACGGATTCAGAGTTAAGGGACTCCTGAATATCACCGATGAGATGGCCCCGGATCGGGCGGGACTGGATATCAACCTGCACGGAAGTATCGGCTATTACGACCTGGAACTGGAAAACGGTGATGATGATTCGGATAGCGATTTCGGTTTCACATTGGGCGCCGGTTTCAATTATGACCTGGAAGATGACATAGAGCTTCGGGGAAATGCCGGCTATAGATTCGTCGACTTTGACGATTTAGAGGATCCTAATAGTGGAGATGAAGATGACATCGATGCCGGCGGTTACGAAATCAGCCTGGGCCTGGGAATTCCTTTTTAA